The following coding sequences lie in one Streptomyces sp. NBC_00464 genomic window:
- a CDS encoding LysR family transcriptional regulator produces MDLEAVRTFVAVADAGQFQEAAADLAVTQQAVSKRIAVLEKNLGVRLFTRTARGAELTIDGQAFLPQARELLRVAERAVASVRPGRRPLRVDVLASRGAQAGLLRGFHRAHPEIELDVLMLFDIETAVAAVRSGSIDASVRAVGVPGRPLPEDIESVRVLDEPLQLLTGPAHALADARSVTVAQLAGQRIWMPGIVPGTEWAAYYDDLVAEFGLTIEATGPNFGSDALLDTIADTPALATFMGEHTRLIWPAGHGLRRIPVTDPTPVYPHSLIWRRDNPHPALTTLRTYLASTQPDRPDHPDRETWTPAWTPAWTQR; encoded by the coding sequence ATGGATCTCGAAGCCGTACGTACCTTCGTCGCCGTCGCGGACGCGGGCCAGTTCCAGGAAGCCGCTGCCGATCTGGCAGTCACCCAGCAGGCCGTCTCCAAACGCATCGCCGTGCTGGAGAAGAACCTCGGTGTGCGCCTGTTCACCCGTACGGCGCGCGGTGCCGAGCTCACCATCGACGGGCAGGCGTTCCTGCCCCAGGCGCGTGAGCTGCTGCGCGTCGCCGAGCGCGCGGTCGCCTCCGTTCGTCCCGGCCGCCGCCCGCTGCGCGTCGATGTGCTCGCTTCACGTGGCGCACAGGCGGGCCTGCTGCGCGGCTTCCACCGCGCGCACCCCGAGATCGAGCTCGACGTGCTGATGCTGTTCGACATCGAGACGGCCGTCGCCGCAGTCCGGTCCGGTTCGATCGACGCGTCCGTCCGTGCCGTCGGCGTGCCTGGCCGGCCCCTTCCCGAGGACATCGAGTCCGTCCGGGTGCTCGACGAGCCGCTCCAGCTCCTCACCGGCCCCGCCCACGCGCTGGCGGACGCCAGGTCGGTCACCGTCGCCCAGCTCGCCGGGCAACGGATCTGGATGCCCGGCATCGTGCCCGGCACCGAGTGGGCCGCCTACTACGACGACCTCGTCGCAGAGTTCGGCCTCACCATCGAGGCGACCGGCCCCAACTTCGGCTCCGACGCTCTCCTCGACACCATCGCCGACACTCCGGCCCTGGCCACCTTCATGGGCGAGCACACCCGCCTCATCTGGCCCGCCGGCCACGGCCTGCGCCGCATCCCGGTGACCGACCCGACGCCCGTCTACCCGCACTCACTGATCTGGCGCCGCGACAACCCGCACCCCGCACTCACCACGCTCCGCACATACCTCGCCTCCACACAGCCCGACCGCCCGGACCACCCCGACCGCGAGACGTGGACACCTGCCTGGACACCCGCATGGACACAGCGGTAA
- a CDS encoding MFS transporter gives MRGRRPLGRQFGWLWTAYAVSAYGSGLGFGALPLIAVLVLDASPAEVSALSAVGPAVGALIAVPLAPWVEFRRKRSVMIAMDLARFTAMATIPVAYAFGLLGFVQLLVISAVVAAAKIAFNAAGGAYLKALVRPDDLLVANARFESTNWSSIAVGPPLGGVAIGLFGPVATVVADGLSYLLSALGITAIRGREEVPQSTGKSPVRAGAVLDGWRHILGHPVLRALYFNQMLVAGLIMATEPLLAVLLLRQLGFPPWQYGLAFAAPCLGGLIGSRLARRVVARYGRHWVFRTIGTLRAIWLIGLAFVGPGVGGLVTVMAIELLIIINMSLYTPVLATYRLEHTPHHLIARTLSAWSVGQQAAIAVLTALGGLLAGVTGPRTALAVAGLLILTTPLLLPRRDRPSQPAPEPARSHS, from the coding sequence GTGAGGGGCAGGAGACCGTTGGGGCGGCAGTTCGGCTGGCTGTGGACGGCGTATGCGGTGAGCGCCTATGGGTCAGGGCTGGGGTTCGGGGCCTTGCCGCTGATCGCAGTGCTGGTCCTGGACGCCAGTCCTGCCGAGGTGTCCGCGCTGTCGGCTGTGGGGCCCGCGGTGGGCGCGCTGATCGCGGTGCCCCTCGCACCTTGGGTGGAGTTCCGGCGCAAGCGCTCGGTCATGATCGCGATGGACCTGGCCCGGTTCACGGCCATGGCGACGATCCCGGTCGCCTACGCCTTCGGGCTGCTCGGTTTCGTCCAGTTGCTCGTGATCTCGGCCGTCGTTGCCGCGGCCAAGATCGCCTTCAACGCGGCCGGTGGCGCCTATCTCAAGGCCCTCGTCCGGCCGGACGACCTGCTCGTCGCCAATGCGCGGTTCGAGTCCACGAACTGGAGCTCCATCGCTGTCGGACCACCCCTGGGCGGGGTGGCGATCGGCCTGTTCGGGCCGGTCGCCACCGTGGTGGCCGACGGACTCAGTTACCTGCTCTCCGCACTCGGCATCACCGCGATCCGCGGCCGGGAAGAAGTGCCGCAAAGCACCGGCAAGAGCCCGGTCCGGGCGGGCGCCGTCCTTGACGGCTGGCGACACATCCTGGGGCACCCCGTCCTGCGGGCGCTCTATTTCAACCAGATGCTCGTCGCCGGTCTGATCATGGCCACCGAGCCGCTGTTGGCCGTGCTCCTCCTGCGCCAACTAGGTTTTCCGCCCTGGCAGTACGGCCTCGCCTTCGCCGCCCCCTGTCTCGGCGGGCTCATCGGCTCGCGGCTGGCCCGCCGCGTCGTGGCCCGCTACGGCCGGCACTGGGTCTTCCGGACCATCGGCACACTGCGCGCCATCTGGCTGATCGGCCTGGCCTTCGTCGGCCCCGGCGTCGGCGGTCTCGTCACCGTGATGGCGATCGAGCTGTTGATCATCATCAACATGAGCCTGTACACCCCGGTACTCGCCACCTACCGACTCGAACACACCCCCCACCATCTGATCGCCCGCACCCTGTCGGCCTGGTCGGTGGGCCAGCAGGCTGCCATCGCCGTCCTCACCGCGCTCGGTGGGCTGCTCGCCGGTGTCACCGGCCCACGCACCGCTCTCGCAGTCGCGGGACTGCTCATCCTGACCACCCCGCTCCTGCTTCCCCGGCGGGACCGTCCGTCGCAGCCCGCGCCGGAACCGGCGCGCAGCCATTCATGA
- a CDS encoding bifunctional DNA primase/polymerase, with the protein MPRHSETSGPRRAGTTSPYAVARWCAGNGWPVHPLAAGRKTPAGNCPLCREEPHQPRECPCHSAGRWCHGFHAATTNPALLEAWWGRHPHLGVAVSCGPAGLVVLDIDAHSAEVPDRSRLLPGISIHESVNLAGLASGFDTLALLAALRGQQSPADDDSTLRVRTPSGGLHVWYRTPDEGPRYRSSVGSSPKVALAWQVDVRSTGGYIVTPATRTPAGTYTAVGPARLPAVLPDWLAAELRRTGHPVTQESAPVPPQRPSSHRPAGQRAHQLLETLLAQVEACAAATEGTAFTEKLNRAAYTAGGLIATGHLTETQARALLTTAADAARPHRSRHSLSVIASALSAGASRPLHLKGRP; encoded by the coding sequence GTGCCGCGTCACAGTGAGACCAGTGGGCCCCGCAGGGCGGGAACCACGAGTCCCTACGCTGTTGCGCGCTGGTGTGCCGGAAACGGCTGGCCCGTCCACCCCCTGGCAGCCGGGCGCAAGACCCCCGCCGGAAACTGCCCGCTGTGCCGCGAGGAACCGCACCAACCGCGGGAATGCCCCTGCCACTCCGCAGGCAGGTGGTGCCACGGCTTCCACGCAGCGACCACGAACCCGGCGCTCCTGGAAGCCTGGTGGGGCAGGCACCCTCACCTGGGAGTCGCAGTGTCCTGCGGCCCGGCAGGCCTCGTCGTCCTCGACATCGATGCCCACAGTGCTGAAGTGCCCGACCGCAGCAGGCTTCTCCCCGGCATCTCCATTCACGAGAGCGTCAACCTGGCAGGCCTCGCCTCCGGGTTCGACACTCTCGCTCTGCTGGCCGCGCTGCGCGGCCAGCAGAGCCCGGCAGACGACGACAGCACCCTTCGTGTACGAACCCCGTCGGGCGGGCTGCACGTCTGGTACCGGACGCCCGACGAAGGGCCGCGCTACCGGTCCTCCGTGGGTTCCAGCCCCAAAGTCGCCCTCGCCTGGCAGGTCGACGTCCGATCCACCGGCGGCTACATCGTCACCCCGGCCACCCGCACGCCCGCCGGGACGTACACCGCCGTCGGCCCCGCCCGGCTTCCCGCGGTCCTCCCCGACTGGCTCGCGGCAGAACTCCGGCGCACCGGACACCCGGTGACCCAGGAATCCGCCCCGGTCCCGCCGCAGAGGCCCAGTTCACACCGACCGGCCGGGCAACGCGCCCACCAGCTTCTGGAAACGCTGCTGGCACAGGTGGAAGCATGCGCAGCAGCCACGGAGGGAACCGCCTTCACCGAAAAGCTGAACCGAGCCGCCTACACCGCCGGGGGCCTGATCGCCACCGGCCACCTCACCGAAACGCAGGCACGCGCCCTGCTGACCACAGCAGCTGATGCCGCACGGCCCCACCGCAGCCGGCACAGCCTCTCCGTCATCGCCTCTGCCCTGTCCGCCGGCGCAAGCCGGCCGCTTCACCTCAAAGGACGCCCATGA